The Lycium ferocissimum isolate CSIRO_LF1 chromosome 1, AGI_CSIRO_Lferr_CH_V1, whole genome shotgun sequence genome includes a region encoding these proteins:
- the LOC132063250 gene encoding uncharacterized protein LOC132063250 isoform X1 has protein sequence MNKKNSVHEKEHMQTEIPISPTDQVMQSTQTVETSSCTTEKVKKVRGSNKCKEVASIEVGQKLKVTFYNNRTVGKNSNLFLRHLGKIVRDRNMCPLGVSAWDDIKEEKLNHMCAAVADKFESDDMDIHRDHILRWMKELWNKWRGKLHETYVKGKPIQEALKNVPKGVDKKQWEWLVKEHFFTESFQARSNRNIANRAKLKMLPRIGSKPIREIIYQKGGKDGKPPNLATVFFETRKKNNTLVDPEAIEKHAQIEELVQSEPSLPSIEIVEKCFGPQSRSHVFGFGGGVKAKDLKGETSSKAELLAKLRSTQNENQSLKDRLSNFENEMKELRQLKELFFAQHANFQPPVQENDYSDP, from the exons atgaataaaaaaaattcagttcATGAGAAAGAGCATATGCAAACAGAAATTCCAATTTCTCCCACTGATCAAGTTATGCAGTCCACTCAAACAGTTGAAACAA GTTCATGTACTACTGAAAAGGTAAAAAAGGTTCGAGGAAGTAACAAGTGCAAAGAAGTTGCATCAATTGAAGTTGGACAGAAGTTAAAAGTAACATTTTACAATAATCGAACAGTTGGAAAGAATAGCAATCTATTTTTGAGGCATTTGGGAAAAATAGTTCGTGACCGTAATATGTGTCCGTTGGGAGTATCAGCGTGGGATGACATTAAGGAAGAAAAGTTAAATCACATGTGCGCAGCTGTTGCG GATAAGTTTGAGAGTGATGACATGGATATTCATCGCGACCATATTTTGAGATGGATGAAAGAGTTATGGAACAAATGGAGAGGAAAATTGCATGAAACGTATGTGAAGGGTAAGCCAATCCAAGAGGCTCTTAAGAATGTGCCCAAGGGGGTAGACAAGAAACAATGGGAGTGGTTGGTTAAGGAACATTTTTTTACAGAAAGTTTTCAG GCAAGAAGCAACAGGAACATAGCAAATAGAGCTAAGTTGAAGATGCTTCCTCGCATTGGTAGCAAGCCAATTAGAGAGATTATCTATCAAAAG GGCGGAAAAGATGGCAAACCACCAAATTTGGCAACTGTTTTCTTTGAGACTCGCAAGAAGAATAACACACTTGTTGATCCTGAAGCAATCGAGAAACAT GCTCAAATCGAAGAATTGGTGCAGTCCGAACCGTCACTTCCTAGCATAGAGATTGTAGAAAAATGCTTTGGACCTCAAAGTCGTAGTCATGTATTTGGATTTGGGGGTGGAGTAAAGGCGAAAGATTTGAAAGGTGAGACTTCCTCAAAAGCTGAATTATTGGCTAAGCTACGTTCAACTCAAAATGAAAACCAGTCTTTGAAGGATCGTTTGTCTAATTtcgaaaatgaaatgaaagaactGAGGCAATTGAAAGAACTTTTTTTTGCGCAACATGCTAATTTCCAGCCTCCAGTTCAAGAGAATGACTATTCGGATCCTTGA
- the LOC132063250 gene encoding uncharacterized protein LOC132063250 isoform X2, whose protein sequence is MNKKNSVHEKEHMQTEIPISPTDQVMQSTQTVETSSCTTEKVKKVRGSNKCKEVASIEVGQKLKVTFYNNRTVGKNSNLFLRHLGKIVRDRNMCPLGVSAWDDIKEEKLNHMCAAVADKFESDDMDIHRDHILRWMKELWNKWRGKLHETYVKGKPIQEALKNVPKGVDKKQWEWLVKEHFFTESFQARSNRNIANRAKLKMLPRIGSKPIREIIYQKAQIEELVQSEPSLPSIEIVEKCFGPQSRSHVFGFGGGVKAKDLKGETSSKAELLAKLRSTQNENQSLKDRLSNFENEMKELRQLKELFFAQHANFQPPVQENDYSDP, encoded by the exons atgaataaaaaaaattcagttcATGAGAAAGAGCATATGCAAACAGAAATTCCAATTTCTCCCACTGATCAAGTTATGCAGTCCACTCAAACAGTTGAAACAA GTTCATGTACTACTGAAAAGGTAAAAAAGGTTCGAGGAAGTAACAAGTGCAAAGAAGTTGCATCAATTGAAGTTGGACAGAAGTTAAAAGTAACATTTTACAATAATCGAACAGTTGGAAAGAATAGCAATCTATTTTTGAGGCATTTGGGAAAAATAGTTCGTGACCGTAATATGTGTCCGTTGGGAGTATCAGCGTGGGATGACATTAAGGAAGAAAAGTTAAATCACATGTGCGCAGCTGTTGCG GATAAGTTTGAGAGTGATGACATGGATATTCATCGCGACCATATTTTGAGATGGATGAAAGAGTTATGGAACAAATGGAGAGGAAAATTGCATGAAACGTATGTGAAGGGTAAGCCAATCCAAGAGGCTCTTAAGAATGTGCCCAAGGGGGTAGACAAGAAACAATGGGAGTGGTTGGTTAAGGAACATTTTTTTACAGAAAGTTTTCAG GCAAGAAGCAACAGGAACATAGCAAATAGAGCTAAGTTGAAGATGCTTCCTCGCATTGGTAGCAAGCCAATTAGAGAGATTATCTATCAAAAG GCTCAAATCGAAGAATTGGTGCAGTCCGAACCGTCACTTCCTAGCATAGAGATTGTAGAAAAATGCTTTGGACCTCAAAGTCGTAGTCATGTATTTGGATTTGGGGGTGGAGTAAAGGCGAAAGATTTGAAAGGTGAGACTTCCTCAAAAGCTGAATTATTGGCTAAGCTACGTTCAACTCAAAATGAAAACCAGTCTTTGAAGGATCGTTTGTCTAATTtcgaaaatgaaatgaaagaactGAGGCAATTGAAAGAACTTTTTTTTGCGCAACATGCTAATTTCCAGCCTCCAGTTCAAGAGAATGACTATTCGGATCCTTGA